The Polyangiaceae bacterium genome includes a region encoding these proteins:
- a CDS encoding diguanylate cyclase, with protein sequence MDPLVRVSLRAQRALNQASGLGLSVGFGAYLVYSVAETPGVVYDVCVGALLVGAIALAVVRRLRRLDPDATTRLDLELFTHLVVLSFALVTQAPGKLDGAFHPAVYALMMVAAAFARPPAALGTAAFTILLESGLRVIGLGQRVEEFWPSLAFVGLFAFLNLSLFRAEIARVRRLSRLHIEGEIERMKNAARSFRLIGAPSAALERGSIPPRNEEERLLRSGVDEIHQALAFALDLLRRTLGLRTAVLLWLDSGGQNLHLQEISSSDDGIVPGPFSAKDGIFAAALGERTPVSLHGAKAAQHTPYYAELPRVGSVCAAPLVEHGHPRGLLVVDRESPEPFTAQEEELLANATVFLLRAIENERVFVQLERAKIEQGKLYRAVDTLNTAHTEKQVIEACVAAAREFTAFDFAVVTLFDKSTGEHEICAVSGDGQDELVGQRFRHNSGLVSMVVANRHPLPYRGDYDPERQVVFSRRLTPPPMPSLLVLPLVVHERALGTLVLGSQRRAAFGESVRPTLEVLASHVAVSLANARMFKRLEEMATTDGLTGLFNKRALVEMATQKIKSSTRFKKPLSVLVCDLDHFKRVNDNYGHDVGDIVIRGFGDVLRRTKRDTDMVARFGGEEFVVVCEETDAEGAALLAERIRSEIEAATFHSTEGPLKVTCSVGVATFPAAGRDWDALFKATDEALYVSKRGGRNRVTVWSSRLNAAA encoded by the coding sequence ATGGATCCGCTCGTCCGAGTCTCCCTCCGCGCGCAACGAGCACTGAACCAGGCATCGGGGCTCGGGCTCAGCGTCGGCTTCGGCGCCTACCTGGTCTACAGCGTCGCGGAGACGCCGGGCGTCGTCTACGACGTGTGCGTCGGAGCGCTCCTCGTCGGTGCCATCGCCCTGGCGGTAGTGCGGCGCCTGCGGCGCCTGGACCCGGACGCCACCACGCGGCTCGATCTGGAGCTCTTCACCCACCTGGTCGTGCTCTCCTTTGCGCTGGTCACGCAGGCACCCGGCAAGCTCGACGGGGCGTTCCACCCGGCGGTGTACGCGCTGATGATGGTGGCGGCGGCGTTCGCGCGTCCGCCGGCGGCGCTGGGAACGGCGGCCTTCACCATCCTGCTCGAGTCCGGGCTGCGGGTGATCGGGCTCGGGCAGAGGGTGGAGGAGTTCTGGCCGAGCCTGGCCTTCGTCGGCCTGTTCGCGTTCTTGAACCTGAGCCTGTTCCGCGCGGAGATCGCCCGGGTGCGGCGCCTGTCACGCCTGCACATCGAGGGCGAGATCGAGCGCATGAAGAACGCGGCACGCTCGTTCCGACTGATCGGCGCGCCGAGCGCGGCGCTGGAGCGGGGTTCCATTCCGCCTCGCAACGAGGAGGAGCGGCTGCTCCGCTCGGGTGTGGACGAGATCCACCAGGCGCTGGCCTTCGCGCTCGATCTGCTCCGCCGCACGCTCGGGCTCCGCACCGCGGTGCTCTTGTGGCTGGATTCGGGCGGCCAGAACCTCCACCTTCAGGAGATCTCCTCCAGCGACGACGGCATCGTGCCCGGGCCGTTCTCGGCCAAAGACGGAATCTTCGCCGCGGCCTTGGGCGAGCGCACGCCGGTCTCGCTCCACGGCGCCAAGGCCGCTCAGCACACGCCGTATTACGCCGAGCTCCCTCGGGTGGGGTCCGTGTGCGCGGCGCCGCTGGTCGAGCACGGCCATCCCCGGGGTCTCCTGGTGGTGGATCGCGAGAGCCCCGAGCCCTTCACCGCACAGGAAGAGGAGCTGCTCGCCAACGCGACCGTGTTCCTGCTGCGGGCCATCGAGAACGAGCGGGTGTTCGTCCAGCTCGAGCGCGCGAAGATCGAGCAGGGCAAGCTCTACCGGGCGGTGGACACGCTCAACACCGCCCACACCGAGAAGCAGGTCATCGAGGCCTGCGTGGCAGCAGCGCGGGAGTTCACGGCCTTCGACTTCGCGGTGGTCACGCTCTTCGACAAGAGCACGGGAGAGCACGAGATCTGCGCGGTCAGCGGCGATGGGCAGGACGAGCTGGTGGGCCAGCGTTTCCGCCACAACTCCGGGCTGGTTTCCATGGTCGTCGCGAATCGCCACCCGCTGCCGTACCGCGGCGACTACGATCCGGAGCGACAGGTCGTGTTCTCGCGCCGGCTGACGCCGCCCCCGATGCCGTCGCTCTTGGTGCTGCCGCTGGTGGTCCACGAGCGCGCGCTCGGTACGCTGGTGCTCGGCTCGCAACGGCGCGCGGCCTTCGGCGAGAGCGTGCGGCCTACGCTGGAGGTCCTGGCCAGCCACGTGGCCGTGTCGCTGGCCAACGCCCGGATGTTCAAGCGCCTCGAAGAGATGGCGACCACCGACGGGCTCACGGGCCTGTTCAACAAGCGGGCGCTGGTCGAGATGGCGACGCAGAAGATCAAGAGCTCCACGCGCTTCAAGAAGCCCCTGAGCGTCTTGGTCTGCGACCTGGATCACTTCAAGCGGGTGAACGACAACTACGGGCACGACGTCGGCGACATCGTGATCCGCGGCTTCGGCGACGTGCTCAGGCGTACGAAGCGGGACACGGACATGGTGGCGCGCTTCGGCGGCGAGGAGTTCGTGGTCGTGTGCGAGGAGACCGACGCGGAGGGGGCGGCGCTCCTGGCGGAGCGCATCCGCAGCGAGATAGAGGCTGCCACCTTCCACAGCACGGAAGGCCCGCTCAAGGTCACCTGCTCGGTCGGGGTCGCGACCTTCCCGGCGGCGGGCCGCGACTGGGACGCGCTGTTCAAGGCCACCGACGAGGCCCTCTACGTCTCCAAGCGCGGCGGGCGCAACCGGGTCACGGTGTGGTCGTCGCGGCTCAACGCCGCGGCCTAA